A genome region from Arthrobacter sp. V1I9 includes the following:
- a CDS encoding type 1 glutamine amidotransferase domain-containing protein gives MKKILMVLTSVSEIGDTGEKTGYNVAEAAHPWKVFRDSGHFVDFASIQGGQPPRDEVDTKDPIQVAFTEDETTRAGLYNTARVDVVDPHQYDAVYLVGGHGTMWDFPDSEGLQNLVASVYNAGGLVGAVCHGPAGLLNVELENGLRLVEGRKVAAFTNDEEVAAGKDKVIPFFLADRLEEQGATHVSADVFEEKVVVDDRLVTGQNPASAAGVAKEMEKLFAAVIHQEKAEEQHDAEALRAEKDAIKAAAVEAEQ, from the coding sequence ATGAAGAAAATCCTCATGGTACTGACCAGCGTTTCCGAGATCGGCGATACGGGAGAGAAGACCGGCTACAACGTGGCCGAGGCTGCCCATCCCTGGAAGGTGTTCAGGGATTCCGGACATTTCGTCGACTTTGCGTCCATTCAGGGCGGCCAGCCCCCGCGCGACGAGGTGGATACGAAAGATCCCATCCAGGTTGCCTTCACGGAGGATGAGACCACGCGCGCCGGCCTTTACAACACTGCCCGCGTCGACGTCGTTGATCCCCACCAGTACGACGCCGTTTACCTCGTGGGCGGCCACGGCACCATGTGGGACTTTCCCGACAGTGAGGGCTTGCAGAACCTCGTAGCCAGCGTCTACAACGCGGGCGGCCTGGTGGGAGCGGTCTGCCACGGACCGGCCGGCCTGCTGAACGTGGAATTGGAGAACGGGCTTCGCCTCGTCGAGGGCCGGAAGGTGGCCGCCTTTACCAATGACGAGGAGGTTGCTGCAGGCAAGGACAAGGTCATCCCGTTCTTCCTGGCAGACCGGCTGGAGGAGCAGGGCGCAACCCACGTCTCCGCCGATGTCTTTGAGGAAAAGGTTGTGGTTGACGACCGGCTGGTGACCGGCCAAAACCCGGCGTCAGCTGCCGGTGTGGCCAAAGAGATGGAGAAGCTCTTCGCAGCGGTCATCCACCAGGAAAAAGCCGAGGAACAGCACGACGCGGAGGCTCTGCGTGCCGAGAAGGACGCTATCAAGGCGGCTGCCGTGGAAGCGGAGCAGTAA
- a CDS encoding MFS transporter: MTEHKGQKRRLQVSDVNVVNRRTLKKALGGTIVGNTMEWYDVGVFGYLITTMGPVFLPEADRAVQNLFLLGTFGATFIARPLGGIFFGWLGDKIGRQKVLAMTLMLMAIATFAVGLLPGYAVLGIWAAVLLVVLKLVQGFSTGGEYSGATTFVCEHSPDRRRGFYVSFLDMGSYLGFAAGGLVVSVLQLTLGQEQMEAWGWRIPFLVAGPLGAVAVYFRMKIEESAAFKATMEAEAVAAKHPETGEELRPVGPIGILKAHWRPIVLAMILAAAANTVAYALTSYMPTYLTSNKGYSEVDGTLLTIPVLVAMALCIPFTGLLADRIGRRRVLWIGAFSTVVFAVPAFLAIAVGSVPMTLLGLALIAFPVAFSVPNLASALPALFPTEHRYSAMGIAYNLAVAIFGGTAPFIIAALIGLTGDDMAIAYYLITVAAIAAVAIRFLPESAGRHLPGSMPSVDSEEAARKLVETQDNNPLLDVDSLPFEESFEIARAEHKPGPGKPTVM; this comes from the coding sequence ATGACAGAGCACAAAGGGCAGAAGCGGCGGCTGCAGGTATCGGACGTCAACGTGGTCAACCGCCGGACGCTGAAGAAGGCGCTGGGCGGGACCATCGTGGGTAACACGATGGAGTGGTACGACGTGGGGGTGTTCGGCTACCTCATCACCACCATGGGGCCGGTGTTCCTGCCCGAGGCGGACAGGGCGGTGCAGAACCTGTTCCTGCTGGGGACGTTCGGCGCCACATTTATCGCCCGGCCGCTGGGCGGCATCTTCTTCGGCTGGTTGGGCGACAAGATCGGCCGCCAGAAGGTGCTGGCCATGACGCTGATGCTTATGGCGATAGCGACGTTCGCCGTCGGCCTGCTTCCCGGGTACGCGGTGCTGGGCATCTGGGCGGCGGTGCTGCTGGTGGTCCTCAAGCTGGTTCAGGGCTTTTCCACCGGCGGTGAATACTCGGGAGCCACGACGTTTGTGTGCGAGCATTCACCGGACCGGCGCCGTGGTTTTTACGTCAGTTTCCTGGACATGGGCAGCTACCTTGGCTTTGCGGCGGGCGGTCTGGTGGTGTCCGTCCTGCAGCTGACGCTGGGCCAGGAGCAGATGGAGGCGTGGGGCTGGCGGATCCCGTTCCTGGTGGCCGGGCCGCTGGGTGCCGTGGCCGTCTACTTCCGGATGAAGATCGAGGAGTCGGCAGCCTTCAAGGCCACTATGGAAGCCGAAGCCGTGGCCGCCAAGCATCCCGAAACGGGGGAGGAGCTCCGGCCCGTGGGCCCGATCGGGATCCTGAAGGCGCACTGGCGGCCGATCGTGCTGGCCATGATCCTGGCGGCGGCCGCCAACACCGTGGCCTACGCCCTGACCTCCTACATGCCCACCTACCTGACCAGCAACAAGGGGTACAGCGAGGTGGACGGGACGCTGCTGACCATCCCGGTCCTGGTGGCCATGGCGTTGTGCATCCCCTTCACCGGGCTTCTCGCGGACCGGATCGGCCGCCGCCGGGTGTTGTGGATCGGGGCCTTCAGCACAGTGGTGTTTGCGGTTCCGGCGTTCCTGGCGATAGCGGTGGGCAGCGTCCCCATGACTTTGCTGGGCCTGGCCTTGATTGCCTTCCCGGTGGCTTTTTCGGTGCCGAACCTGGCATCGGCGCTGCCGGCGCTGTTCCCCACCGAGCACCGCTACTCCGCCATGGGCATCGCCTACAACCTGGCGGTGGCTATCTTCGGCGGAACGGCCCCGTTCATCATCGCGGCCCTGATCGGGCTGACCGGCGACGACATGGCGATTGCGTACTACCTCATTACAGTGGCCGCGATCGCCGCCGTGGCCATCCGGTTCCTGCCCGAATCGGCCGGGCGGCACTTGCCCGGGTCCATGCCCAGCGTGGACTCGGAGGAAGCGGCGCGGAAGCTGGTGGAGACGCAGGACAACAACCCGCTGCTGGACGTGGACTCGCTGCCGTTCGAGGAGAGCTTTGAGATCGCGCGGGCGGAGCACAAGCCCGGGCCGGGGAAGCCGACGGTGATGTGA
- a CDS encoding GYD domain-containing protein, which produces MPKYLFEATYVGQGIKGLMQEGGTRRRDALAEALKSVGGTLESFYYAFGYYDVLGVFEAPDDASAAALSLLINSSGSVNVRLKPLLTVEDIDEAAKKTPSYRAPGQ; this is translated from the coding sequence ATGCCGAAGTATCTGTTTGAAGCAACGTACGTAGGCCAGGGCATCAAGGGGCTTATGCAGGAAGGCGGCACCAGGCGGCGCGATGCCCTGGCGGAGGCGTTGAAGTCCGTCGGCGGAACGCTGGAAAGCTTCTACTACGCCTTTGGTTACTACGACGTCCTGGGCGTTTTTGAGGCGCCGGACGATGCAAGCGCCGCAGCACTGTCGCTGCTGATCAATTCGTCGGGGAGCGTCAACGTCCGCCTGAAGCCGCTCCTCACCGTGGAGGACATCGACGAGGCCGCCAAGAAGACGCCGTCCTACCGTGCGCCGGGGCAGTAG
- a CDS encoding pyruvate, water dikinase regulatory protein: MTTDALRPVYFLSDSTGITAETLGNTLLTQFPGNNFDRITIPFITTVEQARSVVGIIDSAAAAGPAPLVFSTAVSSDIRQTLSACQGIIVDLIGSYVEQLEHALGSHASGEPGRAHGLGNAARYQSRMAAVEYAMEHDDGQSLRALEKAQVILVAPSRCGKTPTTMYLALQHGIFAANFPLVEEDFEREGLPKSLKPFVSKCFGLTTNPLRLSQVRTERRRGSPYASLRQCGFELRSAERLYESHGIPYLNSASVSVEEMAATILQKMNLKH, from the coding sequence ATGACCACTGACGCTCTTCGGCCTGTCTATTTCCTTTCAGACAGCACCGGCATCACGGCGGAAACGCTGGGCAACACGTTGCTGACCCAGTTTCCCGGGAACAATTTCGACCGCATTACCATCCCGTTCATCACCACCGTTGAGCAGGCGCGCTCGGTGGTCGGGATCATCGACAGCGCCGCCGCTGCCGGCCCGGCGCCGCTCGTCTTTTCCACGGCGGTCAGCAGTGACATCCGGCAGACGCTGAGTGCCTGCCAGGGAATCATCGTGGACCTCATCGGCTCGTACGTGGAACAGCTGGAGCATGCACTGGGCAGCCACGCCAGCGGAGAGCCCGGCCGGGCGCACGGCCTGGGAAACGCAGCGCGCTACCAGTCCCGGATGGCCGCCGTCGAGTATGCGATGGAGCACGACGACGGCCAGAGCCTGCGTGCGCTGGAGAAGGCCCAGGTCATCCTGGTGGCCCCGTCCCGGTGCGGGAAAACGCCCACCACCATGTACCTGGCGCTGCAGCACGGGATCTTCGCGGCGAACTTCCCGCTGGTGGAGGAGGACTTCGAACGCGAGGGGCTGCCCAAGTCGCTCAAGCCGTTCGTGTCGAAATGTTTCGGCCTCACCACTAACCCGCTGCGCCTGAGTCAGGTCCGCACCGAACGGCGCCGCGGCTCACCCTACGCCTCCCTCCGGCAGTGCGGTTTCGAACTGCGGAGCGCGGAGCGGCTGTACGAATCCCACGGGATCCCGTACCTCAACTCGGCCAGCGTGTCCGTGGAGGAGATGGCAGCCACCATCCTGCAGAAGATGAACCTTAAGCATTAG
- the rbsD gene encoding D-ribose pyranase: MKRHGILNAELNAALSRLGHGDLVLLADCGMPAPRGVPVVDLALVQGIPRFDDVLAALVGDLVFDSATLAKEGRGTDTENWVGNRIRQLKYVSHEELKVVSASARLFIRTGEATPYANALLTCGVPF; encoded by the coding sequence TTGAAGCGCCACGGAATTCTCAACGCCGAGCTCAACGCTGCCCTGAGCCGGCTGGGCCATGGCGACCTGGTTCTGCTCGCCGATTGCGGCATGCCCGCCCCTCGCGGAGTCCCGGTGGTCGACCTTGCCCTTGTCCAGGGCATACCGCGGTTTGACGACGTTCTGGCGGCGTTAGTCGGGGACCTGGTGTTCGACAGCGCCACGTTGGCCAAGGAAGGACGCGGCACGGATACCGAAAATTGGGTAGGTAACCGCATCCGCCAACTGAAATACGTCAGTCATGAGGAGCTCAAGGTCGTGTCAGCCTCTGCAAGACTGTTCATTCGGACAGGGGAAGCTACGCCGTACGCCAATGCACTGTTGACGTGCGGGGTCCCTTTCTAG
- a CDS encoding ribokinase: MTEQQGPGGKVAVVGSINLDQVVRLTRHPLPGETLLGSSITLLPGGKGANQALAAAQCGAIVSLVGAVGNDPNAALATALLETSGVDLGAVRTVDGATGVAVICVADGGENTIVVIPGANSSVDAEAVERAAARIAEAAVVVLQGEIPAEGIAAAAKLATGRVLLNLAPVVAVDPAVIRAASPLVVNEHEGVLVLAQLDPLAPVPADDEALVASLRAQGIPSVVLTRGADGAICSDSEGTHLVPAPTVQAVDTSGAGDAFVGALSTRLAAGASLLEASRYAVRVGAFAVQGHGTQPSYPTLSDVLPEVKA; this comes from the coding sequence GTGACAGAACAGCAAGGGCCAGGCGGGAAAGTGGCTGTAGTTGGCTCCATTAATCTGGATCAGGTAGTACGCCTGACGCGTCACCCCTTGCCGGGGGAGACGCTGCTCGGCAGCTCGATCACACTGCTTCCCGGAGGGAAGGGAGCCAACCAGGCCCTTGCCGCGGCTCAATGTGGCGCAATTGTAAGCCTGGTCGGCGCGGTGGGCAACGATCCAAACGCCGCCCTGGCCACGGCACTCCTGGAAACCTCAGGGGTGGACCTCGGTGCCGTCAGGACTGTGGACGGAGCCACCGGGGTGGCTGTCATTTGCGTGGCGGACGGCGGCGAAAACACCATCGTTGTCATCCCGGGGGCCAACTCCTCGGTGGACGCCGAGGCGGTGGAACGGGCTGCTGCCCGGATTGCCGAAGCAGCCGTTGTGGTTTTGCAGGGTGAAATACCTGCCGAGGGAATTGCGGCGGCGGCCAAACTTGCAACCGGGAGGGTGCTGCTGAACCTAGCCCCAGTGGTCGCCGTGGACCCCGCGGTCATCCGTGCGGCGAGCCCGCTGGTGGTCAACGAGCACGAGGGGGTCCTGGTGCTTGCGCAGCTGGACCCCCTCGCCCCGGTGCCGGCAGATGACGAGGCGCTGGTCGCCTCACTGCGGGCACAGGGGATCCCGTCTGTCGTCCTCACCCGTGGCGCGGACGGCGCCATCTGCTCAGATAGTGAGGGCACTCACCTGGTACCGGCCCCGACGGTCCAGGCCGTGGACACCTCGGGCGCGGGCGATGCCTTCGTCGGTGCCTTGAGCACGCGTCTTGCCGCTGGCGCGTCACTCCTGGAGGCTTCCCGCTATGCGGTCCGGGTAGGCGCATTCGCGGTGCAAGGACACGGAACCCAGCCGTCCTATCCGACCCTGTCCGATGTGCTCCCTGAGGTGAAAGCTTGA
- a CDS encoding substrate-binding domain-containing protein translates to MKLSLTRALALTAVGGLLLTGATACNRGGDSAGASNPKVVMALSTLNNPFFVEVRDGAQAAAKAANIQLEVVDAQNDSATQANQLANAQTSGAKAVIVNPVDSDAASASVTALTKASIPVIGVDRTVNNATLSSLVASDNVAGGKQAAEELGAALGKKGTVIVLQGVAGTSASRDRGAGFAEGMKAFPDIKIVAKQTANFDRAAALDVTTNLLQANPGVTGVFAENDEMALGAVQALGAKAGKDVKVVGFDGTTDGLAAIKAGTLVASIAQQPAKLGQFAVEQAAKVLKGDKIDATVPVGVVTVNKTNVGDFSK, encoded by the coding sequence ATGAAGCTCTCCCTCACCCGCGCCCTCGCACTGACCGCCGTCGGCGGCCTCCTGCTTACCGGAGCCACAGCCTGCAACCGCGGTGGCGATTCTGCCGGAGCCAGCAATCCCAAAGTGGTTATGGCACTTTCCACCCTGAACAACCCCTTCTTCGTCGAGGTCCGCGACGGCGCGCAAGCCGCCGCCAAGGCCGCAAACATCCAGCTGGAAGTAGTTGACGCGCAGAATGACTCCGCGACGCAGGCCAACCAGCTTGCCAACGCCCAGACATCGGGCGCCAAGGCCGTCATCGTCAACCCGGTGGATTCTGATGCAGCATCGGCATCAGTGACCGCCTTGACCAAGGCAAGCATTCCGGTGATTGGCGTGGACCGCACGGTCAACAATGCGACCCTTAGCTCGCTGGTGGCCAGCGACAACGTTGCCGGCGGCAAGCAGGCCGCGGAGGAGCTCGGTGCAGCGCTGGGCAAAAAGGGCACCGTCATCGTGCTGCAGGGCGTTGCCGGAACCTCCGCAAGCCGTGACCGCGGCGCCGGCTTCGCAGAGGGCATGAAGGCCTTCCCCGACATCAAGATTGTCGCCAAGCAGACCGCCAACTTCGATCGGGCTGCCGCATTGGACGTCACCACTAACCTGCTGCAGGCCAACCCCGGTGTCACGGGGGTCTTCGCCGAAAACGACGAGATGGCCTTGGGCGCAGTCCAGGCTCTGGGCGCCAAGGCCGGCAAGGACGTCAAGGTCGTAGGTTTTGATGGAACCACCGATGGGCTGGCTGCCATCAAGGCCGGCACCCTGGTGGCGTCGATCGCGCAGCAGCCGGCAAAGCTGGGTCAGTTTGCCGTCGAGCAGGCCGCGAAGGTCCTTAAGGGCGACAAGATCGACGCCACGGTCCCGGTCGGCGTTGTGACCGTGAACAAGACCAACGTCGGAGACTTCAGCAAGTGA
- a CDS encoding ABC transporter permease has translation MSTATLTQPHQGFDVKKFLANNGALVGLLVLALALFIITPDFLTGPNLLNIGIQVSTVAILAFGMTFVIVAGGIDLSVGSVAALSAMVSGYMFVSSGLPGGLALLVGLLTGLVVGTVNGVASAYGKLPSFIATLAMLSIARGLTLVISDGRPIKTAPEVSFLGGNIGPVPTPIIVLVIAAAVASFILNRTVIGRSMYAVGGNAEAARLSGLPVKQITVTVFALAGLFAALAGLLLAGRLDSAQPQAAAGYELDAIAAVVIGGASLAGGLGRISGTIVGALVLVVIRNGLNLLNVTSFWQQVVIGVVIALAVGMDVLRRKTRSS, from the coding sequence ATGTCCACTGCAACCCTGACCCAGCCGCATCAGGGCTTTGATGTCAAAAAGTTCCTGGCGAACAACGGCGCCTTGGTGGGCCTGCTGGTCCTGGCTTTGGCGCTGTTCATCATCACCCCCGACTTCCTGACCGGGCCGAACCTGCTCAATATCGGCATCCAGGTCTCCACCGTGGCCATCCTTGCCTTCGGCATGACCTTCGTGATCGTGGCCGGCGGCATTGACCTTTCGGTCGGGTCAGTGGCTGCCCTGAGCGCCATGGTATCCGGCTACATGTTTGTCTCTTCCGGCTTGCCCGGGGGCCTGGCCCTGCTGGTCGGCCTGCTGACAGGCCTGGTGGTGGGAACCGTCAACGGTGTTGCCAGCGCCTACGGAAAACTCCCCTCCTTCATCGCCACCCTGGCCATGCTCAGCATTGCCCGCGGCCTCACACTGGTCATTTCAGATGGCCGTCCCATTAAGACGGCCCCGGAAGTTTCTTTCCTCGGTGGCAACATCGGCCCTGTCCCCACCCCGATCATCGTCCTGGTGATCGCGGCAGCTGTAGCCTCCTTCATCCTGAACCGAACCGTCATCGGGCGTTCAATGTACGCCGTCGGTGGCAACGCCGAGGCAGCCCGACTCTCAGGGCTTCCGGTCAAGCAGATCACTGTCACTGTTTTTGCCCTGGCAGGGCTCTTCGCCGCCCTGGCAGGACTCCTGCTGGCCGGCCGGCTGGACTCCGCCCAGCCCCAGGCTGCGGCCGGCTACGAACTCGACGCGATTGCCGCCGTCGTGATCGGTGGGGCATCCCTGGCGGGCGGCCTCGGCCGAATCTCCGGCACGATCGTCGGTGCGCTGGTATTGGTGGTCATTCGCAACGGCCTGAATCTTCTCAACGTGACCTCCTTCTGGCAGCAAGTCGTCATCGGCGTCGTGATTGCCCTGGCTGTCGGCATGGACGTCCTTCGTCGAAAGACCCGTTCCAGCTAA
- a CDS encoding sugar ABC transporter ATP-binding protein, with amino-acid sequence MTDRSSSAAEHPGEPLVTLKNISKSFGPVKVIKDVTVSVYPGKVQVLLGENGAGKSTLIKIMAGVYQPDNGEILINNEPVVLPNTRAAEAHGIATIHQELNLVCSMSVAENIMLGRTPKKFGMVDRRELRRQAKIALDRIGLRVEVDTPVGELGIAQQQLVEIAKALSINARVLILDEPTAALTKHETENLFRVVEELRAERVGMLFISHHLEEIAEIGDSVCVLRDGEFIAEVPGSTHEDELVRLMVGRSIDDQFPRRIVEPETPQTVLAVEGLGAKGRFSNISFDVKAGEILGIAGLVGAGRTEVIRAIAGVDRHDAGSVTVRGKRLPKGDVGAAIAAGIGHVPEDRKVQGLVLDATVNENLGYATLKSSSRLGLADFAGQRQKAEEIAKKLRIRMHNIDQPIRSLSGGNQQKAVFGRWIMAASSVLLLDEPTRGVDVGAKVEIYELMNQITAAGGAIVMVSSELPEVLGMSDRILVMRDGEVAGVLSAADATQDAVMTLAALDTDDDQ; translated from the coding sequence ATGACCGATCGCTCCTCCAGCGCCGCAGAGCATCCCGGCGAACCGCTTGTCACGCTAAAGAACATCAGCAAATCCTTTGGGCCCGTCAAAGTGATCAAGGACGTGACCGTCAGTGTCTACCCGGGAAAGGTGCAAGTTCTCCTGGGCGAAAATGGCGCCGGAAAGTCAACCCTGATCAAAATCATGGCAGGGGTTTACCAGCCGGACAACGGTGAGATCCTCATCAACAACGAACCGGTCGTCCTCCCGAACACCCGTGCGGCCGAGGCTCACGGGATTGCCACCATCCACCAGGAACTGAACCTGGTTTGCAGCATGAGCGTGGCTGAAAACATCATGCTGGGACGCACGCCCAAGAAATTCGGGATGGTGGACCGGCGTGAATTGAGGCGCCAGGCCAAGATCGCACTGGACCGGATTGGACTCCGCGTCGAAGTGGACACCCCGGTGGGGGAGCTCGGCATCGCACAGCAGCAACTGGTGGAAATTGCGAAAGCGTTGAGCATCAACGCCCGGGTGTTGATCCTGGACGAACCGACGGCGGCACTAACCAAACACGAAACAGAGAACCTGTTCCGGGTGGTGGAGGAACTCCGTGCGGAGCGCGTCGGCATGCTCTTCATCAGCCACCACCTTGAGGAGATCGCCGAAATCGGCGACTCCGTGTGTGTCTTGCGTGATGGTGAGTTCATCGCCGAAGTACCCGGATCCACCCACGAGGACGAATTGGTCCGGCTCATGGTAGGCCGCAGCATCGACGATCAGTTCCCCCGCCGCATCGTCGAGCCAGAAACCCCCCAGACCGTCCTCGCGGTCGAGGGCCTCGGGGCCAAGGGCCGCTTCAGCAACATTTCCTTCGACGTCAAGGCCGGCGAAATATTGGGCATTGCCGGTCTGGTGGGGGCCGGGCGGACTGAAGTCATCCGTGCCATCGCCGGTGTGGACAGGCACGACGCCGGCAGCGTCACCGTGCGCGGCAAACGGCTGCCCAAGGGTGACGTGGGGGCCGCCATAGCTGCCGGCATCGGGCACGTTCCCGAAGACCGGAAAGTCCAAGGACTCGTGCTGGACGCCACAGTGAACGAAAACCTGGGTTACGCGACCCTGAAGTCCAGCTCCCGTCTCGGCCTGGCCGACTTCGCCGGTCAACGCCAAAAAGCGGAGGAGATTGCCAAGAAGCTGCGCATCCGCATGCACAACATCGACCAGCCGATCCGATCCCTTTCGGGCGGTAACCAGCAAAAGGCCGTCTTTGGGCGCTGGATCATGGCTGCGTCTTCGGTGCTGCTGCTGGATGAACCCACCCGCGGCGTCGACGTTGGCGCCAAGGTGGAAATTTACGAACTGATGAACCAAATAACGGCCGCCGGCGGCGCCATCGTGATGGTCTCGAGCGAGCTTCCTGAAGTCCTGGGCATGAGCGACCGCATTCTCGTCATGCGCGACGGTGAAGTCGCCGGTGTGCTGTCCGCAGCCGACGCCACCCAGGATGCCGTCATGACCCTGGCGGCTTTGGATACGGACGATGACCAGTGA
- a CDS encoding LacI family DNA-binding transcriptional regulator, with protein sequence MTSVTIKDVAALAGVSLATASRVLSGHPATSDASRARVTAAAERLDFRPNAQARSLRSARTNVLGLLVSDVRNPFFADLAHAVEQAALKTGYVILLGNANELEDQQNRFLDTLIDQRVDGVIVAPQGDGKGSISSLVNRGIPTVFVDRTVDGVDVPSVTTDSRAGISHAVRHLAEQGHRRIGYIAGPQSISTGRERYGAFVSALHEAGLDQVPALTVFGDFQLESGAAATERLLQLKDPPTAILAADSPMAVGAVAKLHELGIRIGQDVALVAFDNINWFALLNPALSVIAHSVEDMGRIAVDLLLKVIDGEEPLSVSLPSELIIRESSLHRLSDPVKTQRKN encoded by the coding sequence ATGACCAGTGTCACCATTAAGGATGTCGCAGCGCTGGCTGGAGTCTCCTTGGCCACGGCATCCCGGGTGCTGTCCGGACACCCCGCAACGTCTGATGCCTCTCGGGCGCGGGTCACTGCGGCCGCCGAGCGACTGGACTTCCGACCGAACGCCCAGGCCCGGAGTCTTCGCTCGGCCAGGACGAATGTGCTGGGTCTTCTGGTTTCAGACGTGCGGAACCCGTTCTTTGCCGATCTGGCGCATGCGGTGGAGCAGGCGGCCCTAAAAACCGGGTACGTCATTCTCCTCGGCAACGCCAATGAACTCGAGGATCAGCAGAACCGGTTCCTGGACACATTGATAGACCAGCGGGTTGATGGCGTGATCGTGGCGCCGCAAGGTGACGGCAAGGGTTCCATCAGTTCGCTTGTGAACCGCGGGATCCCCACCGTCTTCGTGGACCGGACCGTCGACGGCGTGGACGTTCCCAGCGTCACCACGGACAGCCGCGCGGGAATCAGTCACGCGGTCCGGCACCTCGCGGAGCAAGGGCACCGGCGGATCGGCTACATTGCCGGACCGCAGTCAATTTCCACTGGCCGGGAACGTTATGGCGCATTCGTGAGCGCGCTGCATGAGGCCGGACTGGATCAAGTCCCGGCCCTGACGGTTTTCGGCGACTTCCAGCTTGAGAGCGGCGCTGCAGCCACCGAACGGCTGCTCCAGCTCAAGGACCCGCCCACGGCAATCCTTGCAGCAGATAGCCCCATGGCCGTGGGTGCCGTTGCGAAACTACACGAACTCGGCATTCGGATCGGTCAGGACGTGGCCCTGGTTGCCTTCGACAACATCAATTGGTTTGCCCTGCTTAACCCGGCGCTGAGCGTCATAGCGCACAGCGTGGAGGACATGGGCCGGATAGCGGTGGATCTGCTGCTGAAAGTCATCGACGGCGAAGAACCCCTCTCGGTGTCTTTGCCCAGTGAACTCATTATCCGCGAGTCATCCTTGCACCGTCTTTCCGATCCAGTGAAAACCCAGAGGAAGAATTGA
- a CDS encoding NADP-dependent oxidoreductase has product MKAITYSSYGNPDVLEFGDQPMPKVGPGMVLVKVKAAAVNPVDWKIMAGYLDPIMELQFPAIPGWDVAGVVESVGIDARQFQPGDEVIAYGRKDYVHGGSFAEYIALPERLLARKPASLGWSESAGLPLAGLTAYQVLNRLGLKAGETVLIHGGSGGVGSLGIQIAVALGASVIATASEKNHEFLRSLGAEPTAYGDGLAERVRALHPHGVDVVADFVGGNLEATLAVLAEGGRHASIADSEVEEHGGDWMWVNPVGADLQELADLADSRKIRVEVAEVFPLENAADAFRSNMEGHTRGKIVIAVDR; this is encoded by the coding sequence ATGAAGGCAATCACTTACAGCTCGTACGGAAACCCTGATGTCCTCGAATTTGGCGACCAACCCATGCCGAAAGTCGGGCCGGGAATGGTCCTGGTCAAAGTCAAGGCCGCCGCAGTGAACCCAGTGGACTGGAAAATCATGGCGGGGTATCTGGATCCCATCATGGAGCTGCAGTTTCCCGCCATCCCCGGCTGGGATGTAGCAGGGGTTGTGGAGTCGGTGGGAATTGATGCCAGGCAGTTCCAGCCCGGCGACGAGGTCATCGCCTACGGCCGCAAGGACTACGTCCATGGTGGTAGCTTTGCCGAGTACATCGCGCTGCCGGAGCGGCTCCTGGCCCGGAAGCCTGCCTCGCTCGGGTGGAGCGAATCGGCGGGCCTGCCGCTGGCCGGCCTGACCGCCTACCAGGTCCTCAACCGGCTGGGCCTGAAGGCCGGCGAAACTGTACTGATCCACGGAGGTTCCGGAGGCGTGGGCTCCCTTGGCATCCAGATCGCTGTTGCCCTGGGCGCCAGTGTCATTGCCACTGCCTCCGAGAAAAACCACGAGTTCCTCCGCTCCCTGGGAGCCGAGCCAACTGCCTACGGGGACGGGCTCGCCGAGCGCGTTCGCGCACTGCATCCTCATGGCGTGGACGTCGTTGCCGATTTCGTCGGCGGAAACCTCGAGGCGACGTTGGCCGTGCTGGCCGAAGGAGGCCGGCATGCCTCGATCGCCGACAGTGAAGTGGAAGAGCACGGCGGTGACTGGATGTGGGTCAACCCGGTGGGCGCCGACCTGCAGGAACTCGCCGACTTGGCGGACAGCCGGAAGATCCGCGTGGAAGTTGCCGAGGTGTTTCCGCTGGAGAATGCTGCTGATGCCTTCCGGTCCAATATGGAAGGGCACACTCGCGGCAAGATCGTGATTGCTGTAGACCGTTGA